A single region of the Palaemon carinicauda isolate YSFRI2023 chromosome 17, ASM3689809v2, whole genome shotgun sequence genome encodes:
- the LOC137656343 gene encoding tigger transposable element-derived protein 1-like, with amino-acid sequence MVGEKRKASSESGSAKKRQAISFETKVAIIKKLDTGEKMVSVARAYNLNRSTVGTIYKQKDRIMEHVKGAVPMQSTIISKKRGKIIEEMEKLLTIWLEDQQQRRIPLSLMLIQEKAKSIFEDVKAKAGESAAEETFSASHGWFSRFKKRANLHHVSVSGEAASADKEAAERFPQVLKEIIEEGGYSAKQIFNVDETGLFWKKMPEKTYISREEKTMSGYKAAKDRLTLMLGANAEGSYKLKPLLVYRAANPRALKNVTKSSLPVIWMSNMKEETPVPMKKFETKLLAEGFSPIDKAIALFEQQDPNIERCTKVANQLNDAIQCYRIIYDEKKKKTLQSSLDRFFRPVSSKSSKEDTHQPSSSSPRPSTSSYIEVTEEEVTFEAHSSDDEDPLMI; translated from the coding sequence ATGGTTGGTGAAAAGCGAAAGGCTTCTAGTGAGAGTGGTAGTGCAAAGAAGAGGCAAGCCATTTCATTTGAAACGAAAGTGGCAATAATAAAGAAGCTTGATACGGGTGAGAAAATGGTGAGCGTTGCACGGGCATACAACTTGAATCGTTCGACCGTCGGTACCATTTATAAACAGAAAGATCGTATAATGGAACACGTGAAAGGTGCAGTGCCGATGCAATCTACAATTATTAGCAAAAAAAGAGGGaaaatcatagaagagatggagaaACTTCTCACCATTTGGCTCGAGGATCAGCAGCAGCGGCGTATTCCTCTGAGCCTTATGCTCATTCAGGAGAAGGCCAAATCTATCTTTGAGGATGTCAAGGCTAAGGCTGGGGAAAGCGCTGCCGAAgaaacgttttctgccagccacggGTGGTTTTCCCGTTTCAAGAAGAGGGCTAATCTCCACCATGTGTCCGTGTCCGGAGAGGCAGCATCTGCGGACAAAGAGGCTGCCGAGCGATTCCCCCAAGTGTTAAAAGAGATCATTGAGGAGGGTGGCTATTCGGCTAAGCAGATCTTCAATGTCGACGAAACGggtcttttttggaagaaaatgccagagaAGACCTACATTAGCCGTGAGGAGAAGACGATGTCCGGATATAAAGCGGCTAAAGACCGCCTAACCTTAATGCTTGGGGCGAATGCTGAAGGGAGCTACAAGCTAAAGCCGCTGCTAGTTTACCGGGCAGCTAACCCTCGAGCCCTGAAGAACGTGACAAAAAGCTCTCTCCCCGTTATATGGATGTCAAACATGAAGGAAGAAACGCCTGTCCCCATGAAGAAATTCGAGACGAAACTCTTGGCTGAGGGGTTTTCTCCCATAGATAAAGCCATCGCACTCTTCGAGCAGCAAGACCCAAATATTGAACGTTGCACAAAGGTTGCAAATCAATTGAATGATGCCATACAGTGCTACCGCatcatttatgatgaaaaaaagaagaaaactctgCAATCGTCGTTAGATCGCTTCTTTCGGCCAGTTTCTAGTAAATCCTCCAAGGAAGATACTCATCAACCCTCATCTTCTTCTCCTCGACCCTCAACTTCTTCCTACATTGAAGTTACGGAGGAGGAAGTAACTTTTGAAGCCCATTCCAGCGACGACGAAGACCCtctcatgatataa